A portion of the Glycine max cultivar Williams 82 chromosome 10, Glycine_max_v4.0, whole genome shotgun sequence genome contains these proteins:
- the LOC100810531 gene encoding tubby-like F-box protein 8-like: protein MSFRSIVREVRDGFGSLSRRSFEVRLPGHNRGKSRSLVHELQDQPPVIQNSRWASLPPELLRDVINRLEASESTWPGRKHVVACAAVCKSWREMCKEIVSSPEFCGKITFPVSLKQPGHRDGPIQCFIKRDKSKLTYHLFLGLSPALLVENGKFLLSAKRTRRTTCTEYVISMDADNISRSSSTYIGKLRSNFLGTKFIIYDTQPPYNNAMLSPPGRSRRFSKKVSPKVPSGSYNIAQVTYELNVLGTRGPRRMNCTMYSIPASSMEPNGVVPGQPELLPRALEDSFRSISFSKSIDNSTEFSSSRFSDIMGTGIEDEEGKVRPLVLKNKSPRWHEQLQCWCLNFRGRVTVASVKNFQLIASTPPAAVAPTGTGPTPSQPTQSSSDPDKIILQFGKVGKDMFTMDYRYPLSAFQAFAICLTSFDTKLACE from the exons ATGTCCTTCCGCAGTATAGTTCGTGAAGTAAGGGATGGATTTGGAAGCCTATCAAGGAGGAGTTTTGAGGTAAGGCTTCCTGGCCATAACAGGGGCAAGTCACGTAGTTTGGTCCACGAGTTGCAGGATCAGCCACCAGTTATACAGAACAGCCGGTGGGCTAGCCTTCCTCCTGAGCTTCTTCGCGATGTTATTAATAGATTGGAAGCAAGCGAGAGTACATGGCCTGGTCGTAAGCATGTGGTTGCGTGTGCTGCCGTGTGCAAGTCCTGGAGAGAAATGTGCAAAGAAATTGTCAGCAGTCCTGAATTCTGTGGGAAGATTACTTTCCCTGTTTCCTTGAAACAG CCTGGGCATAGGGATGGACCCATCCAGTGTTTCATCAAGAGAGACAAATCTAAGCTGACATACCACCTCTTCCTTGGCCTTAGCCCTG CCTTGCTTGTTGAAAATGGAAAGTTTCTTCTCTCTGCAAAACGGACAAGAAGAACAACTTGCACAGAGTATGTTATATCAATGGATGCAGATAACATATCGAGATCTAGTAGTACTTATATTGGAAAACTGAG GTCTAATTTTCTTGGCACCaagtttataatttatgatacGCAACCTCCCTACAACAATGCTATGCTGTCTCCACCTGGCCGCAGCCGTAGGTTTTCAAAAAAGGTTTCTCCAAAGGTCCCTAGCGGCAGCTACAATATTGCCCAGGTCACCTATGAGTTGAATGTCCTTGGTACTAGGGGGCCACGAAGGATGAATTGCACAATGTACTCAATTCCTGCATCATCCATGGAGCCTAATGGCGTTGTCCCAGGCCAGCCAGAGCTCCTTCCCCGTGCCCTTGAGGATTCTTTCCGGAGTATATCCTTCTCAAAATCAATCGACAATTCAACCGAGTTTAGCAGCTCTAGGTTCTCTGACATAATGGGAACTGGCATTGAAGACGAGGAGGGAAAGGTGAGACCACTAGTTCTCAAGAACAAGTCTCCAAGGTGGCATGAACAGCTGCAATGTTGGTGCCTCAACTTTAGAGGAAGGGTCACTGTTGCCTCTGTCAAGAATTTTCAGCTGATTGCCTCAACACCGCCAGCAGCCGTTGCTCCTACAGGAACAGGACCTACACCATCTCAGCCAACACAGTCTTCTTCTGACCCTGACAAGATTATTCTTCAGTTTGGCAAGGTTGGCAAGGATATGTTTACAATGGACTATCGATACCCCCTTTCTGCATTTCAGGCTTTTGCCATATGCTTGACTAGTTTTGACACAAAACTGGCTTGTGAATAG